Proteins encoded within one genomic window of Caldilineales bacterium:
- a CDS encoding glycosyltransferase produces the protein MSDFIKSDHQGLSTLASRHLMYAFAGAVVPPDDADRYPGYGVAGNLWQIRLIRALQVQGFRCTEIASVRPVPSFPRLRKIWFASDAAVLPDGIAIGYLPFLNVGPAKTLSLAMANFVGMLRWGWRYRHERDKVIITYNLNAPHGLSTVFAARMVRTKVFAVIADLPVPGQGIVPSSVMRRMEFSSQVRSMRWFDGLIVLTRCMSQDFASQVPYLIMEGAVDEALMESIETDPQPKATHQFTLMYAGALSEFDGVPLLLEAFSQLDGDSYRLIIVGRGPEQERVERQAQSDPRIFYLGYVTHEKVLQLYQQADVLINPRPSEPLSTRYVFPSKLIEYLATGKIVITTATAGVLEEYGSFVFVLEDETSDGLAKLVYQIAAIPETERRAMGQAVRRYMLEHKTWTAQGRRISGFLREQFDKQ, from the coding sequence ATGAGCGACTTCATTAAGAGCGACCATCAAGGCCTGAGCACTCTGGCGTCTCGGCACCTAATGTATGCGTTTGCTGGAGCGGTCGTTCCCCCAGATGATGCTGACCGCTATCCAGGTTATGGCGTGGCCGGGAATCTGTGGCAGATTCGTTTGATTCGAGCCTTGCAGGTGCAAGGTTTTCGCTGTACAGAGATCGCATCAGTGCGACCAGTGCCTTCATTTCCACGCTTGCGCAAGATTTGGTTCGCATCTGATGCTGCCGTACTCCCTGATGGTATCGCGATTGGCTATTTGCCATTTCTGAATGTTGGACCTGCAAAAACGCTATCGTTGGCAATGGCCAACTTTGTAGGGATGCTGAGGTGGGGGTGGCGGTATCGTCACGAAAGAGATAAAGTCATTATCACATACAATCTCAATGCTCCGCATGGCTTGTCTACAGTGTTCGCTGCCCGCATGGTGCGCACGAAGGTTTTTGCCGTCATCGCAGATCTACCCGTGCCGGGGCAGGGCATTGTGCCCTCTTCAGTGATGCGGCGCATGGAATTCTCGTCACAGGTTAGAAGTATGCGTTGGTTTGACGGCCTAATCGTCTTGACGCGATGCATGTCGCAAGATTTCGCGTCTCAAGTGCCCTATCTTATCATGGAGGGCGCTGTAGATGAGGCGTTGATGGAATCCATAGAAACTGACCCTCAACCCAAGGCAACGCATCAGTTCACGTTGATGTATGCAGGCGCGTTAAGCGAGTTTGATGGAGTGCCATTATTGCTAGAGGCTTTCTCACAACTCGATGGTGACTCTTATCGACTGATTATTGTCGGCAGAGGCCCTGAGCAAGAGCGGGTTGAACGCCAAGCCCAAAGTGATCCTAGGATTTTCTATTTGGGTTATGTTACCCATGAGAAGGTTTTGCAGCTGTATCAACAAGCAGATGTTCTAATCAATCCTCGCCCCAGCGAGCCTCTATCGACGCGCTACGTATTTCCATCTAAGCTGATCGAGTATCTTGCGACCGGAAAAATCGTGATCACCACAGCTACTGCAGGCGTTCTTGAGGAATATGGTAGTTTTGTGTTCGTACTCGAGGACGAAACGTCTGATGGATTAGCCAAGCTGGTTTATCAGATTGCTGCCATACCTGAGACAGAACGGCGTGCTATGGGTCAGGCCGTCAGACGATACATGCTTGAGCATAAGACGTGGACAGCGCAAGGACGTCGAATATCCGGTTTTTTGCGAGAGCAGTTTGACAAGCAATGA
- a CDS encoding glycosyltransferase family 4 protein — protein sequence MRILIDGLSARSGGGVTRLVSLLRVLPEIAPQHDFFVLLSPKYQNQIINSLPNRIRPIPVTIRDSDLGSRTWFQNVSLPRVVQDLRIDGLYVSGESAYIRFPTTTVMLSGNLSLFSAPVGFSRSLTSLRLLLYRKSRFPLVRHAMQAAGTVAFVSEWMRDNVLKQIKLPLSKTMVLYHGLVDEFRQTEARLPRLLKVEQENSYILAVSSIAPHKGYETLIEAYARANDLCNMPPVLIVGSALHKPTLLSVQALIQRAGIGDKVHFMGAVRYDDLPQIYANACLFVLPTQLESFGLPLLEAMGTGLPIITSDLPICRELCQDAALYCPPGLADLLAEQMESAMKNLDLRRSLAECGIARAADFSWELTATRLISKLEELVRIHVQH from the coding sequence ATGCGTATCTTGATTGATGGTTTGAGCGCACGTTCCGGTGGTGGGGTCACCCGTTTGGTTTCTCTCTTGCGAGTATTGCCAGAAATAGCTCCTCAGCATGACTTCTTTGTATTGCTATCGCCGAAATATCAGAACCAAATAATCAACTCGCTGCCCAACCGAATTCGTCCAATCCCTGTTACTATTCGCGATTCCGACTTGGGCTCAAGAACTTGGTTTCAAAATGTTTCCTTGCCCCGAGTTGTACAGGATCTGAGAATAGACGGCTTGTACGTATCCGGCGAGTCCGCCTATATCCGTTTCCCGACGACTACTGTAATGCTTTCAGGGAATCTCAGCTTGTTCTCGGCGCCGGTTGGATTCAGCCGATCTTTGACAAGTCTACGACTGCTCCTCTATCGCAAATCGCGTTTTCCACTTGTCCGACACGCAATGCAGGCAGCGGGCACTGTCGCATTCGTTTCAGAATGGATGCGGGACAACGTGCTGAAGCAAATTAAGCTTCCTTTGAGCAAGACTATGGTCTTGTATCACGGGCTGGTGGATGAATTCCGACAGACTGAAGCCAGGTTACCCCGACTATTGAAGGTAGAACAAGAAAACTCCTACATTCTAGCTGTCTCGTCCATAGCTCCTCATAAGGGGTACGAGACCTTAATTGAAGCTTATGCTCGAGCGAACGACCTGTGTAACATGCCGCCCGTGCTCATTGTGGGGTCAGCTCTACACAAGCCTACGCTTCTTTCCGTTCAGGCGCTTATTCAGCGCGCGGGAATTGGTGACAAAGTCCATTTTATGGGAGCGGTCCGTTATGATGACCTTCCACAGATTTATGCGAATGCTTGTCTCTTTGTTCTGCCAACACAACTGGAGAGCTTTGGACTTCCACTTCTGGAAGCAATGGGAACAGGCTTGCCGATAATCACAAGCGATCTACCGATTTGCCGAGAACTCTGCCAAGATGCCGCCTTATATTGCCCTCCAGGTCTTGCTGATTTGCTTGCAGAACAGATGGAGTCTGCAATGAAAAACCTGGATTTGAGGAGAAGCCTCGCTGAGTGCGGGATAGCGCGAGCCGCTGATTTCTCTTGGGAACTTACAGCAACCAGACTGATTAGCAAGCTAGAAGAGCTTGTGCGGATCCATGTCCAGCATTGA
- a CDS encoding polysaccharide biosynthesis protein has product MFRNECLLITGGTGTFGNAVLRRFLQTDIGEIRIFSRDEKKQHDMRLAYANLKLKFYIGDVRRPESLLDAMAGVDFVFHAAALKQVPSCEFYPMEALLTNAVGAENVMNAAMTAGVSNVVVLSTDKAAYPINAMGISKAMMEKLAVAKARVAADRGCTISVTRYGNVMASRGSVIPLFVDQIKAGKPLTVTDPQMTRFMMSIDDAVDLVLYAFQHGQPGDLFVQKAPAATVKTLALALKQVLAADNPIKVIGTRHGEKQYETLLTREEMIRAEDMGDYYRIPADNRGLNYDAYFTQGLEPLSQQEDYNSHNTRQLSLDEMARLLLTLDDVQRELANRQSEI; this is encoded by the coding sequence ATGTTCAGAAACGAATGCTTATTGATCACCGGCGGTACCGGCACCTTCGGTAACGCCGTGCTGCGTCGGTTCCTGCAAACTGATATTGGCGAGATCCGCATCTTCTCCCGCGATGAGAAGAAGCAGCATGACATGCGGCTGGCGTATGCCAATCTCAAGCTCAAGTTCTACATCGGCGATGTGCGCCGGCCGGAAAGCCTGCTGGATGCCATGGCCGGGGTGGATTTCGTCTTCCACGCCGCGGCGCTCAAGCAGGTGCCCTCCTGCGAGTTCTATCCCATGGAGGCGCTGCTGACCAACGCCGTCGGCGCGGAGAACGTGATGAACGCAGCCATGACGGCCGGCGTCAGCAACGTCGTGGTGCTCAGCACCGACAAGGCCGCCTACCCTATCAACGCCATGGGCATCTCCAAGGCCATGATGGAGAAGTTGGCCGTGGCCAAGGCTCGGGTGGCGGCGGATCGGGGCTGCACGATCAGCGTCACCCGTTACGGCAACGTCATGGCCTCGCGCGGTTCGGTCATCCCGCTCTTTGTGGATCAGATCAAGGCCGGCAAGCCGCTCACCGTCACCGATCCGCAGATGACGCGTTTTATGATGAGCATCGACGACGCCGTGGATCTGGTGCTGTACGCCTTTCAGCACGGCCAGCCGGGCGATCTGTTTGTGCAGAAGGCACCGGCCGCGACCGTAAAAACCCTGGCGCTGGCGCTGAAACAGGTCCTTGCCGCAGATAACCCGATCAAGGTGATCGGCACGCGGCACGGCGAGAAGCAGTATGAGACGCTGCTCACCCGCGAGGAAATGATCCGGGCAGAAGACATGGGCGACTACTACCGCATCCCGGCTGACAACCGCGGCCTGAACTACGACGCATATTTCACTCAGGGCCTGGAGCCGCTGTCGCAGCAGGAGGACTACAATTCCCATAACACGCGCCAACTGAGTCTGGACGAGATGGCGAGACTGCTGCTCACGCTGGACGACGTTCAACGGGAACTGGCTAACAGGCAATCCGAAATTTGA
- a CDS encoding NAD-dependent epimerase/dehydratase family protein: MNILVTGSKGFIGSNLLVWLRKMPDYRVFEFNQKNTQEELTRSLNETDYIIHLAGINRPQSVDEFTTGNVDLTARICQHLIALGRPTPILLSSSIQVDLDNPYGVSKRQAEQVLADYAARSGAAVTIFRLSNVFGKWCRPNYNSVVATFCHNIAHDLPITISDPAREVPLVYVDDVVEAFLAEVRSQESGVRDQRSEVRYQEARPIYTVTLGRLAELIRSFRESHHSLVVPDFSDPFVRKLYGTFLSYLEPGDFAYNLTQRTDNRGALAEFVKSPPFGQIFVSRTKPGITRGNHFHHTKTEKFLVLEGEAIIRFRDIRGRRSEVSGQESEVRDQESSEVIEYRVSGQDFRVVDIPTGYTHSIENVGPGELVTLFWASEVFDPGRPDTVWEEVL; the protein is encoded by the coding sequence ATGAACATCCTCGTAACTGGTTCGAAAGGTTTTATTGGCAGCAATCTCCTGGTCTGGTTGAGAAAAATGCCGGACTATCGGGTGTTCGAGTTCAACCAGAAGAACACCCAAGAGGAGTTAACTCGATCACTCAATGAGACGGACTACATCATTCACCTGGCCGGTATCAATCGGCCGCAGTCCGTCGATGAATTCACGACCGGCAACGTGGATCTCACCGCCCGCATTTGCCAACACCTCATCGCCCTGGGCCGTCCGACGCCGATTCTGCTCTCATCGTCCATCCAGGTCGATTTGGACAATCCTTATGGGGTGAGCAAACGCCAGGCCGAGCAGGTGCTGGCGGATTACGCGGCGCGCAGCGGCGCGGCCGTGACGATCTTCCGCCTGTCCAACGTCTTCGGCAAATGGTGCCGGCCCAATTACAACTCGGTGGTCGCCACGTTCTGCCATAACATCGCCCATGACCTCCCGATCACCATCTCCGATCCGGCGCGGGAAGTGCCGTTGGTGTACGTGGACGATGTGGTGGAAGCGTTTTTGGCAGAGGTCAGGAGTCAGGAGTCAGGAGTCAGAGATCAGAGGTCAGAGGTCAGATATCAAGAGGCGCGGCCCATCTATACGGTGACGTTGGGGCGGTTGGCGGAGTTGATTCGATCGTTCCGGGAGAGTCATCACAGCCTGGTTGTGCCGGATTTCAGCGATCCGTTCGTCCGCAAGCTCTATGGCACGTTTCTTTCGTACCTGGAGCCGGGCGATTTTGCCTACAATTTGACTCAGCGCACGGATAACCGCGGGGCGTTGGCTGAATTCGTCAAGTCGCCTCCCTTCGGGCAGATTTTCGTCTCGCGCACCAAACCCGGCATCACCCGCGGCAACCACTTCCATCATACCAAGACCGAGAAGTTCCTGGTGTTGGAGGGCGAGGCGATCATTCGGTTCCGGGATATCAGAGGTCGGCGATCAGAGGTCAGCGGTCAGGAGTCAGAGGTCAGAGATCAGGAGTCATCAGAGGTCATCGAGTATCGGGTGTCGGGGCAGGATTTTCGGGTGGTGGACATCCCGACCGGGTACACGCATTCGATCGAAAACGTCGGCCCGGGTGAGCTGGTCACGCTGTTCTGGGCCAGTGAGGTCTTTGATCCTGGCCGGCCGGACACCGTCTGGGAGGAAGTCCTGTAA
- the wecB gene encoding UDP-N-acetylglucosamine 2-epimerase (non-hydrolyzing) has protein sequence MKVATIVGTRPEIIRLSRVMAALDRYVEHLIVHTGQNYDYELNQIFFDDLEIHKPDFFLEAAGATAAETIGLVIARSDAVLRQIQPDAILILGDTNSCLAAIAAKRLKIPIFHMEAGNRCFDQRVPEEINRKIVDHISDINLPYSQISREYLLREGLLPDRVIVTGSPMYEVLHHYLPKIEASDVLARLGLAPHEYYVVSAHREENVDAPEQFAGLVDVLTHLSATGRRVIMTTHPRTRKRMEAEGVALPPQVELMKPFGLLDYVKLQRNARAVLSDSGTITEESSILNFPALNIRQAHERPEGMEEGAVMLVGLQWQRVAEGLAILEHQPRDDQRLLRIVGDYSAPNLSEKVVRIILSYTDYVNRVVWQRTT, from the coding sequence ATGAAAGTTGCCACCATCGTCGGCACCCGGCCGGAGATCATCCGTTTGTCCCGGGTGATGGCGGCACTGGATCGCTACGTCGAGCACCTGATCGTCCACACCGGCCAGAACTACGACTACGAGCTGAACCAGATCTTCTTCGACGACCTGGAAATTCACAAGCCGGATTTCTTCTTGGAGGCTGCAGGCGCCACTGCCGCCGAGACCATTGGCCTGGTGATCGCCCGTTCCGATGCTGTACTGCGGCAGATTCAACCAGACGCCATCCTGATCTTGGGCGACACCAACAGTTGCCTGGCCGCCATCGCCGCCAAGCGGTTGAAGATCCCCATTTTCCACATGGAAGCGGGCAACCGCTGCTTCGATCAGCGCGTGCCGGAGGAGATCAACCGCAAGATCGTTGACCATATCAGCGACATCAACCTGCCCTACTCGCAGATCTCGCGCGAATACCTGCTGCGCGAGGGCTTGCTGCCCGATCGGGTCATCGTCACCGGCAGCCCGATGTACGAAGTGCTGCACCACTACCTGCCCAAGATCGAGGCCTCGGACGTGTTGGCGCGGCTGGGGCTGGCGCCGCACGAATACTACGTGGTGAGCGCCCATCGCGAGGAAAACGTGGATGCGCCGGAACAGTTCGCCGGTTTGGTGGATGTGCTGACGCACTTGTCTGCGACTGGCCGCCGCGTGATCATGACCACCCACCCGCGCACCCGCAAACGCATGGAGGCTGAGGGGGTGGCTCTTCCGCCGCAGGTCGAGCTGATGAAGCCGTTTGGCCTGCTGGACTACGTCAAGCTGCAGAGGAATGCCCGCGCCGTGCTTTCCGACAGCGGCACCATCACCGAGGAATCGTCCATCCTGAATTTCCCGGCGCTGAACATCCGTCAGGCGCACGAGCGACCAGAGGGGATGGAGGAGGGCGCGGTGATGCTGGTGGGGCTGCAATGGCAGCGGGTGGCAGAGGGATTGGCCATCCTGGAGCATCAGCCGCGCGATGATCAGCGCCTGCTGCGAATCGTCGGTGACTACAGCGCGCCCAACCTCTCAGAGAAGGTAGTGCGGATCATTCTCAGCTATACCGACTACGTCAATCGTGTGGTGTGGCAGAGGACGACGTGA
- a CDS encoding glycosyltransferase family 4 protein — MTSKNSFQQVRLWMISEVYYPEDTGTGYYVTGVSQGLAWLFDVRVLCSQPTYAARGTVAPWTEIYRGVHIERCRATTFNKDVLILRLVNVLTISLSLFWKALLRIRRHDVVLVVTNPPLLPFGIAAICRLRGARCILRADDVYPEIMTATGLASPGSLTVRSLSVLTKRLYRNVDRIVVLGRDMAQLAKKKMGDVAKQIAIIPIWADLELVRPSPRESNSLLHELDLVDKFVVQCAGNMGRAQGVENMLKAAQLLKAERDIHFLFIGAGAKRQWMEEEIRRQGLNNVTLLSQRPRSDQPVFLNGCDIAMVSLVSGMTGAAVPSRLYNIMAAGKPVLAIANLESELSQVVQEEQIGWSVLPDQPEKLAEIVLEAKSNRELLLRMGTRARHVAEAKYTPDRVINAYAELVSDVCGRAQ, encoded by the coding sequence ATGACATCGAAGAATTCATTTCAACAAGTCAGACTTTGGATGATTTCGGAGGTTTATTATCCGGAAGATACAGGAACCGGCTATTATGTGACGGGGGTGTCACAAGGATTGGCGTGGCTTTTTGATGTGCGCGTCCTGTGCAGCCAACCCACTTATGCCGCACGCGGCACTGTTGCACCCTGGACTGAAATCTATCGCGGTGTACATATCGAGCGATGCCGGGCCACGACATTCAACAAGGATGTATTGATCTTGCGATTGGTGAACGTGTTGACAATCAGTCTGTCGCTGTTCTGGAAAGCCCTATTGAGAATTCGCCGACATGACGTAGTTCTTGTGGTCACGAACCCCCCTCTGCTGCCGTTTGGTATTGCAGCCATCTGTCGTTTGCGGGGCGCCAGATGTATTTTGCGCGCGGATGACGTCTATCCGGAGATAATGACTGCGACCGGCCTGGCGTCTCCTGGCAGCTTAACGGTGCGCAGTCTATCTGTTTTGACCAAACGTCTTTATCGGAATGTGGATCGGATTGTGGTGCTGGGGCGTGATATGGCACAGTTAGCTAAGAAGAAGATGGGTGACGTCGCGAAGCAGATCGCAATCATTCCGATTTGGGCCGATCTGGAGCTGGTCAGGCCTTCCCCTAGAGAGAGCAATTCATTGCTGCACGAACTTGACTTGGTGGACAAATTCGTCGTGCAATGCGCAGGAAATATGGGGCGAGCACAAGGGGTCGAAAACATGCTGAAAGCCGCGCAGCTTCTGAAGGCCGAGCGCGATATTCACTTTCTCTTTATCGGAGCGGGTGCCAAGAGACAATGGATGGAGGAAGAGATCCGGCGCCAAGGGCTCAATAACGTGACCCTCCTAAGTCAACGACCTCGATCTGATCAGCCCGTCTTTCTGAATGGTTGTGACATAGCGATGGTTTCGCTCGTGTCAGGTATGACTGGAGCTGCCGTGCCGAGTCGTCTGTACAACATCATGGCTGCTGGTAAACCAGTATTGGCTATCGCCAACCTTGAATCAGAACTATCCCAGGTCGTTCAAGAAGAGCAAATAGGTTGGAGTGTGTTGCCAGATCAACCTGAGAAGTTGGCTGAGATAGTTCTGGAGGCGAAGTCGAATCGTGAGTTGCTTCTCCGCATGGGCACACGTGCTCGACACGTCGCTGAAGCAAAGTATACGCCAGATCGCGTCATCAACGCCTATGCTGAGTTGGTAAGCGATGTTTGCGGTCGTGCACAATGA
- a CDS encoding glycosyltransferase family 4 protein, giving the protein MPSPALVNDLMANDAQEWFAWIALGFGSLIASATFILLIRRWRSVLNLLDIPGQRSSHVQPTPRGAGVAIVACVVLGLTTAAIYAPTQFYRPWLFYLFGALLVANVSWLDDIRGEPVWLRFLIHFLAALMFITGGGYLIAFQAPLVGRLHLGWLGLPLTALWLVGMTNAYNFMDGIDGLAGNQALIAGVAWFGIGVFTNQTALVVVALLLVTSTLGFLAHNWPPASIFMGDVGSAFLGFTLATIAVIAGGIDARLPLIGALFIWPFIFDPIFTILSRLRRRENIFQAHRGHLYQRLVIGGYSHRFVTLLYSYLALSGVFLAWAWFLRIPGSEAAIVVLMPLMAASLWGFVVRHERRLAAQARPAAAEPVENQPET; this is encoded by the coding sequence ATGCCTTCGCCTGCACTTGTGAACGACTTGATGGCTAACGACGCCCAGGAATGGTTTGCCTGGATCGCGCTCGGCTTTGGCTCGTTGATCGCCTCGGCCACCTTCATCCTTCTCATCCGCCGCTGGCGCAGCGTGCTCAACCTGCTCGACATCCCCGGCCAACGCAGCTCGCACGTGCAGCCCACCCCGCGCGGGGCCGGCGTTGCCATCGTCGCCTGTGTGGTGCTGGGGCTGACCACGGCCGCCATCTATGCTCCGACCCAGTTCTACCGCCCGTGGCTGTTCTATCTGTTCGGGGCCTTGCTGGTGGCCAACGTCAGTTGGCTCGACGACATCCGCGGCGAGCCGGTCTGGCTGCGCTTCCTCATCCATTTCCTGGCCGCACTCATGTTCATCACCGGCGGCGGCTATCTCATCGCCTTCCAGGCGCCGCTGGTGGGGCGTCTGCACCTGGGCTGGCTGGGCCTGCCGCTCACCGCGCTCTGGCTGGTCGGTATGACCAATGCCTACAACTTCATGGACGGCATCGACGGGCTGGCCGGCAACCAGGCCCTGATCGCCGGCGTGGCCTGGTTTGGCATCGGCGTCTTCACCAATCAGACCGCCCTCGTCGTCGTGGCCTTGCTGCTCGTCACCAGCACCCTGGGTTTTCTGGCCCACAACTGGCCGCCTGCCAGCATTTTCATGGGCGACGTCGGCAGCGCCTTCCTCGGCTTCACGCTGGCCACCATCGCCGTCATCGCCGGTGGCATCGATGCCCGCCTGCCGCTGATCGGCGCCCTCTTCATCTGGCCGTTCATCTTCGACCCCATCTTCACCATCCTCAGCCGCCTGCGCCGCCGCGAGAACATCTTCCAGGCCCATCGCGGTCATCTCTATCAGCGCCTGGTCATCGGCGGCTATAGCCATCGTTTCGTCACCTTGCTCTACTCCTATCTGGCCTTGAGCGGCGTTTTTCTGGCTTGGGCATGGTTCCTACGGATTCCCGGCAGCGAGGCTGCTATCGTTGTCCTGATGCCGCTCATGGCCGCCTCGCTCTGGGGATTCGTTGTCCGACACGAGCGGCGGCTGGCGGCGCAAGCGCGCCCGGCGGCAGCCGAGCCGGTCGAGAATCAGCCCGAGACATGA
- a CDS encoding polysaccharide biosynthesis protein has translation MPTAPGRAIREIVDICEKVGVEPKIIPGIYELLDGKVSINQLRDIDIEDLLRRDPVRTDIEAVRQLVRGKRVLVTGGGGSIGGELCRQIWRCEPAQLVLLGHGENSIFDIHNELLGLELKMHPPRPDGSATTAAPPTSDHRPPPTRTSAPPSRLAPVIADIRFGSRVLRVFETYRPEIVFHAAAHKHVPLMELNPAEAITNNVLGTQNLLAAARAAGVERFVMISTDKAVNPTSIMGASKRVAELLLHQTAAQSGLAYVAVRFGNVLGSRGSVVNTFKRQIAAGGPVTVTHPDMERYFMTIPEAVQLVLQASVMGKGGEVFVLDMGEPVKIVDLARDLIELSGLEVGKDIDIVFTGARPGEKLFEELFLGGEDYTRTQHDKIRIAVNASTLIPDGLDEAVAALSAAAGRNDGDAIRKLLHNLLSEYRPAAGDPANSPGRGPDSPPEPGSVLLPTSAHLSPT, from the coding sequence ATGCCCACCGCCCCCGGCCGAGCCATCCGCGAGATCGTCGACATCTGCGAGAAGGTCGGGGTCGAGCCAAAGATCATCCCCGGCATCTACGAGCTGCTGGATGGCAAGGTCAGCATCAACCAGTTGCGCGATATCGACATCGAAGACCTCCTGCGCCGCGACCCGGTGCGCACCGATATCGAGGCCGTGCGCCAGCTGGTGCGCGGCAAGCGCGTCCTGGTGACGGGCGGCGGCGGCTCCATTGGCGGCGAACTGTGCCGTCAGATCTGGCGTTGTGAACCGGCGCAACTCGTCCTTTTGGGGCATGGCGAGAACAGCATCTTCGATATCCACAACGAACTGCTCGGGCTGGAACTGAAGATGCACCCCCCTCGTCCCGACGGCAGCGCGACCACCGCCGCCCCACCGACCAGCGACCACCGACCACCCCCTACTCGTACCAGCGCGCCTCCCTCCCGCCTCGCGCCCGTCATCGCCGACATCCGTTTTGGCAGCCGCGTCCTGCGCGTGTTCGAAACCTATCGTCCCGAGATCGTCTTCCACGCTGCCGCCCACAAACACGTTCCCCTCATGGAACTCAACCCGGCCGAGGCCATCACCAACAACGTCCTGGGGACGCAGAACCTGCTGGCCGCGGCGCGGGCCGCCGGCGTCGAGCGTTTCGTCATGATCTCGACCGATAAGGCCGTCAACCCCACCAGCATCATGGGCGCCAGCAAGCGCGTGGCCGAGCTGCTGCTGCACCAAACCGCTGCCCAAAGCGGCCTGGCCTATGTGGCGGTGCGTTTCGGCAACGTCTTGGGCAGCCGTGGCAGCGTCGTCAACACCTTCAAACGCCAGATCGCCGCCGGCGGGCCGGTGACGGTCACGCATCCCGACATGGAACGCTACTTCATGACCATCCCCGAAGCTGTGCAACTGGTGCTCCAGGCGTCGGTGATGGGCAAAGGCGGCGAGGTCTTCGTCCTGGACATGGGCGAACCGGTCAAGATCGTCGATCTCGCCCGCGACCTGATCGAACTGTCGGGACTGGAGGTGGGCAAGGACATCGACATCGTCTTCACCGGCGCCCGGCCAGGCGAGAAACTGTTCGAGGAACTGTTCCTCGGCGGCGAGGACTACACCCGCACCCAGCACGACAAGATCCGCATCGCCGTCAACGCCAGCACCCTGATCCCGGATGGCCTGGACGAGGCCGTGGCCGCCCTTTCGGCGGCCGCCGGGCGCAACGATGGCGACGCCATCCGCAAGCTGCTGCACAACCTGCTCTCCGAGTATCGACCTGCTGCCGGCGACCCCGCCAACAGCCCTGGCCGCGGCCCCGATTCGCCCCCCGAACCGGGCAGCGTCCTCCTCCCCACCTCCGCCCACCTCTCCCCCACCTGA
- a CDS encoding nucleotidyltransferase family protein — MTTDYCSPPWFPPPTDRNQTATWLQQIETQGLGPLAYRWASRPGAAPPPPEVLARLSGLYTESMAAWLHRRSGLLALLDILAEPPAIPVIVLKGMALAISLYPDPALRPMNDIDLLAPADRFEEAVARLLGRGYRFGAHELAPGFVARFSHHAVLIEPETRPPLQIELHKTLPFLPAPAAAAVMTWFWQRQQQHILAGFPIAVLDPTAQLLHLAVHLSYQHAGVQALLIWQHDIDLLWRRFGGDIDWESVVAIAQVARWEAGLSLALNTTANHFGSPLPAPVLAWLSTPQQQLSGYQTVRRLGAHATRSLGVGETLRFLPRWQWPAYLLAYLIPSAAFMQDRYRLSHPWLLPVAYIYRWLDLTVDLLRTLLHRP, encoded by the coding sequence CTGACCACTGACTACTGCTCCCCACCCTGGTTCCCCCCCCCCACCGATCGCAACCAGACGGCAACCTGGTTACAGCAAATCGAGACCCAGGGCCTGGGGCCGCTTGCCTACCGCTGGGCGTCGCGTCCGGGTGCAGCCCCGCCCCCGCCTGAGGTGTTGGCGCGGCTGTCCGGCCTCTACACCGAGAGCATGGCCGCCTGGCTTCACCGCCGGTCGGGACTGCTGGCCCTGCTCGATATCCTGGCCGAGCCGCCGGCCATCCCGGTCATCGTCCTCAAGGGCATGGCCCTGGCCATCTCGCTCTATCCCGACCCGGCCCTGCGGCCGATGAACGACATCGACCTTCTCGCCCCGGCCGACCGTTTCGAGGAAGCCGTGGCGCGTCTGCTCGGGCGCGGCTACCGCTTCGGCGCCCACGAGTTGGCGCCCGGATTTGTGGCCCGTTTCAGCCACCACGCTGTCTTGATCGAGCCTGAAACCCGCCCACCGCTTCAGATCGAGCTCCACAAGACCTTGCCTTTCCTGCCCGCCCCGGCCGCTGCTGCGGTGATGACCTGGTTCTGGCAACGGCAGCAACAGCATATTCTGGCTGGCTTTCCCATCGCCGTCCTCGACCCCACGGCGCAACTCCTTCATCTGGCAGTCCACCTTTCCTATCAACACGCAGGGGTCCAGGCGCTCTTGATCTGGCAACACGACATCGACCTGCTGTGGCGGCGATTTGGCGGTGACATCGACTGGGAGTCAGTGGTAGCGATCGCACAAGTCGCCAGGTGGGAAGCCGGCCTCTCCCTGGCCTTGAACACCACGGCCAACCATTTCGGCTCTCCGCTGCCCGCGCCCGTCCTCGCCTGGCTTTCGACGCCTCAGCAGCAGCTTTCCGGCTACCAAACTGTTCGCCGATTGGGCGCTCATGCCACGCGCAGCCTGGGGGTGGGCGAGACTCTGCGCTTTTTGCCTCGCTGGCAGTGGCCCGCCTATCTCCTTGCCTACCTGATCCCCTCCGCCGCCTTCATGCAAGATCGCTACCGGCTCTCGCATCCCTGGCTTTTGCCTGTTGCCTACATTTATCGCTGGCTCGACCTGACCGTGGATCTCCTCCGCACGCTCCTTCACCGACCCTAG